From a region of the Leptospira kirschneri serovar Cynopteri str. 3522 CT genome:
- a CDS encoding replication/maintenance protein RepL — translation MPVVVSEPKNLNDVSFKQRAIDLIAKEQEELEELKRQKKSPFTRFYQVNKDNSEYLRSCLKENPKALQVLFFIFDHMDKYNAVVCSYKVFQDALDMGQATVARSIKYLKEHGFLYVYKTGSSNVYVANKDLVWNSWGNNREYCEFPANIVLTASEQEERSKIQDKRITTIEVKD, via the coding sequence ATGCCAGTAGTCGTATCAGAACCAAAGAATTTGAATGATGTGTCTTTTAAACAGCGAGCAATAGATTTAATTGCCAAAGAACAAGAAGAGCTGGAAGAATTAAAACGACAAAAGAAAAGCCCTTTCACAAGGTTTTATCAAGTAAACAAAGATAATTCAGAATATCTCAGAAGCTGTCTAAAAGAAAACCCAAAGGCTCTACAAGTGCTGTTTTTTATATTTGACCACATGGATAAATATAACGCTGTAGTATGTTCTTACAAGGTCTTTCAAGACGCTTTGGATATGGGGCAGGCAACTGTTGCAAGGTCAATTAAGTATCTCAAAGAACATGGATTTTTATATGTCTACAAAACAGGCTCCAGTAATGTCTATGTTGCCAATAAAGACCTTGTATGGAATTCTTGGGGGAACAATAGGGAATACTGCGAGTTTCCAGCCAATATAGTGTTGACTGCTTCGGAGCAAGAAGAACGCTCCAAAATCCAAGACAAACGCATTACAACGATAGAAGTTAAGGACTAA